The following coding sequences are from one Archaeoglobaceae archaeon window:
- a CDS encoding N-6 DNA methylase gives MSLGETLSEKELLESLDKTFEFIQGAISYKILLLFLFYKALSDKWLKAVEDYKKEGYTQTKAYLLANQDFYVLFDEEEQKLLTWHEVMKKKETMMELANSIKRLSRLNERFNELESFIDTLKLQFLNTNENLKNINEILKVFNSLNFSNAGSDIIGLGYTYILRKYEPEKSKKGKNYTPRELAKLLVTLVEIENGVKVLDPAVGSGTILVEAWKFLSQKETPQILLFGQDIDPEPALFAKLNLVLHGIKDYEIFIGDSLSNPRFGECDYVLANPPWNQDYNVEALKDPKVKRIYTTFARDGFPPSSSMDWAWIQLMLFFAKKKVGIILDNGALFRGGREKKIREEIVKKDLLEAVVLFPPKLFKDKQERQGCIIIFNKNKPEYKKGKVIFINASNEFEKHPEEKALNILTSENIKKIYDAIKEFKDVEGFSKVVSLEEIAKNDFNLNVTLYVFPLEKSEEIDVFKEFEELKALEMERAEIMTKLEGYIQQIKEAIK, from the coding sequence ATGTCTTTGGGAGAAACTTTAAGTGAAAAGGAACTCTTAGAATCTCTTGATAAGACTTTTGAATTCATTCAAGGAGCTATAAGTTACAAAATTTTATTACTGTTCTTATTTTACAAGGCTTTAAGCGACAAGTGGCTAAAAGCGGTTGAAGATTACAAAAAGGAAGGATATACGCAAACTAAAGCCTATTTGCTTGCAAATCAAGATTTCTACGTTCTATTTGATGAAGAAGAGCAGAAGCTATTGACTTGGCATGAGGTGATGAAAAAGAAAGAGACGATGATGGAACTCGCCAATTCTATTAAAAGATTATCTAGACTCAACGAGCGATTCAATGAACTTGAAAGTTTTATTGATACTCTTAAGTTGCAATTCTTGAACACAAATGAGAACTTAAAAAACATAAACGAAATCTTGAAAGTGTTTAATTCCTTAAACTTTTCAAATGCAGGTTCTGATATAATCGGACTTGGTTATACCTACATTCTGAGAAAATATGAACCAGAAAAATCTAAAAAAGGAAAAAACTACACACCAAGAGAACTGGCTAAGTTGCTGGTAACATTAGTTGAAATAGAAAACGGAGTAAAAGTTCTTGATCCTGCTGTTGGTTCTGGAACTATACTCGTTGAGGCTTGGAAATTTTTATCGCAAAAAGAAACTCCACAAATTCTTTTATTTGGTCAAGATATCGACCCCGAACCAGCATTATTTGCAAAATTAAACTTAGTTTTGCACGGAATCAAGGATTACGAGATCTTCATTGGTGACAGTCTTTCAAATCCCAGATTCGGAGAATGCGACTACGTATTGGCAAATCCGCCATGGAATCAGGATTACAACGTAGAAGCCTTAAAAGATCCGAAAGTGAAGAGGATCTACACCACCTTTGCAAGAGACGGTTTTCCGCCGAGTAGTTCGATGGACTGGGCTTGGATTCAGCTGATGCTTTTCTTTGCAAAAAAGAAAGTCGGGATAATTTTGGATAACGGAGCTCTTTTCAGAGGAGGAAGAGAAAAAAAGATCAGAGAAGAGATCGTGAAAAAGGATTTGCTCGAAGCTGTTGTTCTATTTCCGCCAAAGTTGTTCAAAGATAAGCAAGAAAGACAAGGTTGTATTATTATTTTCAACAAAAATAAACCCGAATATAAAAAGGGTAAAGTTATATTTATTAATGCGAGCAACGAATTCGAAAAGCATCCCGAAGAAAAGGCATTGAACATTCTGACTTCTGAGAATATTAAAAAAATATATGATGCAATTAAAGAATTCAAAGATGTCGAAGGATTTTCTAAAGTCGTAAGCTTGGAGGAGATTGCCAAGAACGATTTCAATCTTAACGTTACGCTTTACGTTTTCCCATTAGAGAAAAGCGAAGAGATAGACGTATTCAAAGAGTTTGAAGAGCTAAAAGCACTTGAAATGGAGAGAGCTGAAATAATGACGAAGCTGGAGGGATACATTCAGCAGATAAAGGAGGCGATTAAATGA
- a CDS encoding restriction endonuclease subunit S gives MKIEFYKETEFKDTEIGRIPKDWEVVKLGDEKVSTLVKSGSTPLKKIEEYWNGEIPFVTQKDMTKVDHYLYDTSEKITELGLRSSNLLLIPENSILLSMYGTIGKIVINKIPVSISQNIAAIRLNKKNVDEEYLYYALQIYSFQFKRQAKTITLKHLDIKIVKNTLIPLPPLPEQQKIAEILSTVDEAIQKTNEVIAKTERLKRGLMQELLTKGIGHKEFKDTEIGRIPKDWEVVKLSDVAQIRGIKKLSELDKVAFIPMELIPDVEIFVKYEIRDVKDVKSYTYCEAGDLLLSKITPCFENGKQGIVPLNVPNGFALATTEVFPIVCRGIDKLFLFYILKLSKFRKILEFSMRGTTGRQRVPKNSVERLRIPLPPSSEQQKIAEILSTVDKKLELERNEKVKLERIKQGLMDLLLTGKVRIKLKET, from the coding sequence ATGAAAATAGAGTTCTACAAGGAGACGGAATTTAAAGATACTGAGATTGGGAGGATACCGAAGGATTGGGAAGTTGTGAAGCTCGGAGATGAGAAAGTTTCCACCCTCGTTAAGTCGGGTAGCACCCCGTTAAAAAAAATAGAAGAATATTGGAACGGGGAAATACCATTTGTAACGCAAAAAGATATGACTAAAGTCGATCACTATTTGTATGATACTTCTGAAAAAATAACTGAGTTGGGGCTGAGAAGTTCCAACTTGCTTCTTATTCCAGAAAATTCTATTCTCTTATCGATGTACGGGACTATTGGAAAAATTGTTATAAATAAAATTCCTGTTTCAATTAGTCAAAATATAGCAGCTATAAGATTAAATAAGAAAAATGTTGATGAAGAATACCTCTATTATGCTCTCCAAATATATTCCTTCCAGTTTAAAAGGCAAGCAAAAACCATTACTCTAAAGCATTTAGATATCAAAATAGTCAAAAATACCCTTATACCTCTTCCACCCCTTCCAGAACAACAAAAAATCGCTGAAATTCTTTCAACTGTTGATGAAGCCATTCAGAAAACAAACGAGGTCATAGCTAAGACTGAACGCTTGAAGAGGGGCTTGATGCAAGAGCTTTTGACGAAAGGGATAGGGCACAAGGAGTTTAAGGATACTGAGATTGGGAGGATACCGAAGGATTGGGAAGTTGTAAAACTAAGTGACGTTGCTCAAATTAGAGGTATAAAAAAACTAAGCGAGCTTGATAAAGTTGCTTTCATACCAATGGAACTTATTCCTGATGTCGAGATTTTCGTGAAATACGAAATACGAGATGTAAAAGATGTAAAAAGTTATACCTATTGTGAAGCTGGCGATCTATTGCTTTCAAAGATAACCCCTTGTTTTGAGAATGGGAAACAAGGCATAGTTCCGTTGAACGTGCCAAATGGTTTTGCACTTGCAACAACAGAAGTATTTCCGATTGTTTGTCGAGGAATTGATAAACTATTTTTATTTTATATTCTGAAACTTAGTAAGTTCCGAAAAATTCTTGAATTTTCTATGAGAGGGACAACTGGTAGGCAAAGAGTTCCTAAAAATTCTGTTGAGAGACTTAGAATACCATTACCACCTTCAAGTGAACAACAAAAAATCGCTGAAATTCTTTCCACAGTCGATAAAAAACTCGAACTTGAAAGAAACGAAAAGGTAAAATTAGAAAGAATCAAGCAAGGACTGATGGATTTGCTTCTTACTGGAAAAGTTCGGATTAAGTTGAAGGAGACCTGA
- a CDS encoding DUF3800 domain-containing protein, with the protein MIYVFIDESGDLGFTEKSSKFYVIATVEVKDLRIPRGVIKSVRKSLHKKKKDISEFKFSRSSDELRKKLLNKAVESDMLFSAIILEKRKVYDYLRDKKDKLHNYLTGFLANSLEYYAQEKAFKIVVDKFIMSREQRADFDHYFKTRLYNNCKILKRVDITHEDSQQNPGLQIADFVAGAIFRRYERGLTDFYDIIKPKLRYEDRKWF; encoded by the coding sequence ATGATTTATGTCTTCATAGACGAAAGCGGAGATCTTGGTTTTACAGAAAAGTCGAGCAAATTTTATGTTATCGCAACCGTGGAAGTTAAAGACTTGAGAATTCCAAGAGGCGTTATTAAAAGCGTTAGGAAGAGTTTACACAAAAAGAAAAAAGATATTTCTGAGTTTAAGTTTTCAAGATCAAGCGATGAATTGAGGAAGAAACTGCTCAATAAAGCGGTAGAAAGCGACATGTTATTTTCCGCAATCATTCTTGAGAAAAGAAAAGTTTACGATTACCTTAGGGACAAAAAAGATAAATTGCATAACTACTTAACTGGCTTTTTGGCTAATTCTCTGGAATACTACGCCCAAGAAAAAGCCTTCAAAATCGTAGTGGACAAATTCATAATGAGCAGGGAACAGAGGGCTGATTTTGACCACTATTTCAAGACAAGACTTTACAACAACTGCAAAATCCTAAAGAGAGTAGATATTACTCATGAGGACTCACAGCAAAATCCCGGATTGCAAATAGCGGATTTTGTAGCAGGAGCTATTTTTCGACGCTATGAAAGAGGTTTAACCGACTTCTACGACATAATCAAACCGAAGCTTAGATACGAGGATAGAAAATGGTTTTAA